A window of the Echeneis naucrates chromosome 3, fEcheNa1.1, whole genome shotgun sequence genome harbors these coding sequences:
- the LOC115041017 gene encoding interleukin-18 receptor accessory protein-like isoform X3: MQAGFIPVCFSFLIVLNGCCMRNVPTQTATFQQETTRWYYRAVAGEKFMIPCNGYAEMEWFRVGDQSGRNEPQSIHCDKEFVVEARHSGNYTCVTRRILFLHLQVVEVSLGCSSKEKEVVLIGNKPGEILCPGYNCTNGTYATWFKGKNNMTVQRRGLHMNNGLLHLCEVKPEYDHGLYFCDRQIIEPGVTWTFRRAVWATILPREQATDPPRITYPLANNTEKVELGHSHTLTCEIDFPTERIIAAEVQWYMNYGGDEKNMVLLHTEKPKNGTRTYDYFIVTMRTIIKEVTPQHLGHTYTCIASNMVGKSNVTIKLEEKMKAKWLSLVEYPIGPLLLLAGVAITLHLKWLEINLIYRAHFQPRKYEEDEKDFDVFLSYVWSPSPRMGESWTSLSSSGAGPDKEADSSIMDPLNPKEGEAPQSQLEEFLPQLLEEHWGYRVCLLQRDILPGGVYTNDVILAIQRSKMLICLLSAEYLSNSNACFVLEAGVQALLQNSAFKLLLIRISRDLTSPVLQDPQLSTLVQRALKVLPTLNWTSGNSDNGTCNFLKSLRKALPNQSDAESLR, encoded by the exons ATGCAAGCAGGGTTTATTCCGGTTTGTTTTAGCTTTCTAATTGTCTTGAATGGATGCTGCATGAGAAACGTGCCAACGCAAACAGCAA CTTTTCAGCAGGAAACTACACGCTGGTATTACAGAGCAGTGGCCGGGGAAAAGTTCATGATACCATGCAACGGATACGCTGAGATGGAGTGGTTCAGAGTCGGAGACCAGAGTGGAAGAAACGAACCCCAGTCCATTCACTGTGACAAAGAGTTTGTAGTTGAAGCAAGACATTCGGGTAATTACACATGTGTCACGCG CAGAATTCTTTTCTTGCATCTACAGGTGGTGGAGGTCAGTCTGGGATGCTCCTCCAAGGAAAAGGAAGTAGTGCTGATTGGAAATAAACCTGGGGAGATCCTTTGCCCAGGATATAACTGTACTAACGGCACATATGCCACATGGTTCAAG GGTAAGAATAATATGACCGTGCAGAGAAGAGGCCTCCATATGAATAATGGGCTCTTACATCTCTGTGAAGTCAAACCAGAATATGATCATGGTTTGTATTTCTGTGATAGACAAATAATTGAGCCTGGAGTCACGTGGACCTTCAGGAGGGCTGTTTGGGCCACAATCCTTC CCAGGGAACAAGCAACTGACCCTCCCAGGATTACTTATCCTCTTGccaacaacacagagaaagtggAGCTTG GTCACTCTCACACTCTGACGTGTGAGATAGATTTTCCCACTGAACGTATCATTGCAGCTGAGGTGCAATGGTACATGAATTACGGTGGCGATGAGAAAAATATGGTGCTACTACATACAGAGAAACCAAA AAATGGGACACGCACATATGATTATTTCATCGTCACAATGAGAACCATCATAAAAGAGGTGACGCCACAGCACTTGGGCCACACATACACCTGCATTGCCAGTAACATGGTAGGGAAAAGCAATGTCACTATCAAGcttgaagagaaaatgaaag CAAAATGGCTGTCGCTGGTAGAGTATCCAATTGGACCTTTGCTGCTGCTAGCTGGGGTGGCGATCACTTTGCATCTGAAATGGCtggaaataaatctgatctatAGAGCCCACTTCCAACCCAGAAAGTATGAAGAAG ATGAGAaagattttgatgtttttctgtcatacGTGTGGAGTCCATCACCACGAATGGGGGAAAGTTGGACCTCTTTGTCTAGCTCAGGAGCTGGTCCTGATAAAGAAG CAGATTCATCCATCATGGACCCACTGAACCCGAAGGAGGGGGAAGCCCCCCAAAGTCAACTAGAAGAGTTTTTACCACAACTGTTAGAGGAACATTGGGGATATCGTGTCTGCCTACTGCAGAGAGACATACTTCCTGGaggag TATATACAAATGATGTGATCCTTGCAATACAGAGAAGCAAAATGCTCATATGCCTTCTGTCAGCTGAGTATCTCAGTAACAGCAATGCTTGTTTTGTTCTGGAAGCAGGAGTCCAG GCTTTGTTGCAAAACTCTGCCTTCAAACTCCTGCTTATAAGGATCAGTAGAGACTTGACATCCCCTGTTCTGCAGGACCCCCAGCTGTCTACACTAGTTCAAAGAGCCTTGAAGGTGCTACCAACTCTGAACTGGACATCAGGCAACTCAGACAATGGCACCTGCAACTTCTTGAAATCTTTAAGAAAAGCTCTGCCCAATCAGAGTGATGCTGAATCACTGAGGTAG
- the LOC115041017 gene encoding interleukin-18 receptor accessory protein-like isoform X5, whose product MQAGFIPVCFSFLIVLNGCCMRNVPTQTATFQQETTRWYYRAVAGEKFMIPCNGYAEMEWFRVGDQSGRNEPQSIHCDKEFVVEARHSGNYTCVTRILFLHLQVVEVSLGCSSKEKEVVLIGNKPGEILCPGYNCTNGTYATWFKGKNNMTVQRRGLHMNNGLLHLCEVKPEYDHGLYFCDRQIIEPGVTWTFRRAVWATILPREQATDPPRITYPLANNTEKVELGHSHTLTCEIDFPTERIIAAEVQWYMNYGGDEKNMVLLHTEKPKNGTRTYDYFIVTMRTIIKEVTPQHLGHTYTCIASNMVGKSNVTIKLEEKMKAKWLSLVEYPIGPLLLLAGVAITLHLKWLEINLIYRAHFQPRKYEEDEKDFDVFLSYVWSPSPRMGESWTSLSSSGAGPDKEADSSIMDPLNPKEGEAPQSQLEEFLPQLLEEHWGYRVCLLQRDILPGGVYTNDVILAIQRSKMLICLLSAEYLSNSNACFVLEAGVQALLQNSAFKLLLIRISRDLTSPVLQDPQLSTLVQRALKVLPTLNWTSGNSDNGTCNFLKSLRKALPNQSDAESLR is encoded by the exons ATGCAAGCAGGGTTTATTCCGGTTTGTTTTAGCTTTCTAATTGTCTTGAATGGATGCTGCATGAGAAACGTGCCAACGCAAACAGCAA CTTTTCAGCAGGAAACTACACGCTGGTATTACAGAGCAGTGGCCGGGGAAAAGTTCATGATACCATGCAACGGATACGCTGAGATGGAGTGGTTCAGAGTCGGAGACCAGAGTGGAAGAAACGAACCCCAGTCCATTCACTGTGACAAAGAGTTTGTAGTTGAAGCAAGACATTCGGGTAATTACACATGTGTCACGCG AATTCTTTTCTTGCATCTACAGGTGGTGGAGGTCAGTCTGGGATGCTCCTCCAAGGAAAAGGAAGTAGTGCTGATTGGAAATAAACCTGGGGAGATCCTTTGCCCAGGATATAACTGTACTAACGGCACATATGCCACATGGTTCAAG GGTAAGAATAATATGACCGTGCAGAGAAGAGGCCTCCATATGAATAATGGGCTCTTACATCTCTGTGAAGTCAAACCAGAATATGATCATGGTTTGTATTTCTGTGATAGACAAATAATTGAGCCTGGAGTCACGTGGACCTTCAGGAGGGCTGTTTGGGCCACAATCCTTC CCAGGGAACAAGCAACTGACCCTCCCAGGATTACTTATCCTCTTGccaacaacacagagaaagtggAGCTTG GTCACTCTCACACTCTGACGTGTGAGATAGATTTTCCCACTGAACGTATCATTGCAGCTGAGGTGCAATGGTACATGAATTACGGTGGCGATGAGAAAAATATGGTGCTACTACATACAGAGAAACCAAA AAATGGGACACGCACATATGATTATTTCATCGTCACAATGAGAACCATCATAAAAGAGGTGACGCCACAGCACTTGGGCCACACATACACCTGCATTGCCAGTAACATGGTAGGGAAAAGCAATGTCACTATCAAGcttgaagagaaaatgaaag CAAAATGGCTGTCGCTGGTAGAGTATCCAATTGGACCTTTGCTGCTGCTAGCTGGGGTGGCGATCACTTTGCATCTGAAATGGCtggaaataaatctgatctatAGAGCCCACTTCCAACCCAGAAAGTATGAAGAAG ATGAGAaagattttgatgtttttctgtcatacGTGTGGAGTCCATCACCACGAATGGGGGAAAGTTGGACCTCTTTGTCTAGCTCAGGAGCTGGTCCTGATAAAGAAG CAGATTCATCCATCATGGACCCACTGAACCCGAAGGAGGGGGAAGCCCCCCAAAGTCAACTAGAAGAGTTTTTACCACAACTGTTAGAGGAACATTGGGGATATCGTGTCTGCCTACTGCAGAGAGACATACTTCCTGGaggag TATATACAAATGATGTGATCCTTGCAATACAGAGAAGCAAAATGCTCATATGCCTTCTGTCAGCTGAGTATCTCAGTAACAGCAATGCTTGTTTTGTTCTGGAAGCAGGAGTCCAG GCTTTGTTGCAAAACTCTGCCTTCAAACTCCTGCTTATAAGGATCAGTAGAGACTTGACATCCCCTGTTCTGCAGGACCCCCAGCTGTCTACACTAGTTCAAAGAGCCTTGAAGGTGCTACCAACTCTGAACTGGACATCAGGCAACTCAGACAATGGCACCTGCAACTTCTTGAAATCTTTAAGAAAAGCTCTGCCCAATCAGAGTGATGCTGAATCACTGAGGTAG
- the LOC115041017 gene encoding interleukin-18 receptor accessory protein-like isoform X6, which translates to MQAGFIPVCFSFLIVLNGCCMRNVPTQTATFQQETTRWYYRAVAGEKFMIPCNGYAEMEWFRVGDQSGRNEPQSIHCDKEFVVEARHSGNYTCVTRSRILFLHLQVVEVSLGCSSKEKEVVLIGNKPGEILCPGYNCTNGTYATWFKGKNNMTVQRRGLHMNNGLLHLCEVKPEYDHGLYFCDRQIIEPGVTWTFRRAVWATILPREQATDPPRITYPLANNTEKVELGHSHTLTCEIDFPTERIIAAEVQWYMNYGGDEKNMVLLHTEKPKNGTRTYDYFIVTMRTIIKEVTPQHLGHTYTCIASNMVGKSNVTIKLEEKMKAKWLSLVEYPIGPLLLLAGVAITLHLKWLEINLIYRAHFQPRKYEEDEKDFDVFLSYVWSPSPRMGESWTSLSSSGAGPDKEADSSIMDPLNPKEGEAPQSQLEEFLPQLLEEHWGYRVCLLQRDILPGGVYTNDVILAIQRSKMLICLLSAEYLSNSNACFVLEAGVQDPQLSTLVQRALKVLPTLNWTSGNSDNGTCNFLKSLRKALPNQSDAESLR; encoded by the exons ATGCAAGCAGGGTTTATTCCGGTTTGTTTTAGCTTTCTAATTGTCTTGAATGGATGCTGCATGAGAAACGTGCCAACGCAAACAGCAA CTTTTCAGCAGGAAACTACACGCTGGTATTACAGAGCAGTGGCCGGGGAAAAGTTCATGATACCATGCAACGGATACGCTGAGATGGAGTGGTTCAGAGTCGGAGACCAGAGTGGAAGAAACGAACCCCAGTCCATTCACTGTGACAAAGAGTTTGTAGTTGAAGCAAGACATTCGGGTAATTACACATGTGTCACGCG CAGCAGAATTCTTTTCTTGCATCTACAGGTGGTGGAGGTCAGTCTGGGATGCTCCTCCAAGGAAAAGGAAGTAGTGCTGATTGGAAATAAACCTGGGGAGATCCTTTGCCCAGGATATAACTGTACTAACGGCACATATGCCACATGGTTCAAG GGTAAGAATAATATGACCGTGCAGAGAAGAGGCCTCCATATGAATAATGGGCTCTTACATCTCTGTGAAGTCAAACCAGAATATGATCATGGTTTGTATTTCTGTGATAGACAAATAATTGAGCCTGGAGTCACGTGGACCTTCAGGAGGGCTGTTTGGGCCACAATCCTTC CCAGGGAACAAGCAACTGACCCTCCCAGGATTACTTATCCTCTTGccaacaacacagagaaagtggAGCTTG GTCACTCTCACACTCTGACGTGTGAGATAGATTTTCCCACTGAACGTATCATTGCAGCTGAGGTGCAATGGTACATGAATTACGGTGGCGATGAGAAAAATATGGTGCTACTACATACAGAGAAACCAAA AAATGGGACACGCACATATGATTATTTCATCGTCACAATGAGAACCATCATAAAAGAGGTGACGCCACAGCACTTGGGCCACACATACACCTGCATTGCCAGTAACATGGTAGGGAAAAGCAATGTCACTATCAAGcttgaagagaaaatgaaag CAAAATGGCTGTCGCTGGTAGAGTATCCAATTGGACCTTTGCTGCTGCTAGCTGGGGTGGCGATCACTTTGCATCTGAAATGGCtggaaataaatctgatctatAGAGCCCACTTCCAACCCAGAAAGTATGAAGAAG ATGAGAaagattttgatgtttttctgtcatacGTGTGGAGTCCATCACCACGAATGGGGGAAAGTTGGACCTCTTTGTCTAGCTCAGGAGCTGGTCCTGATAAAGAAG CAGATTCATCCATCATGGACCCACTGAACCCGAAGGAGGGGGAAGCCCCCCAAAGTCAACTAGAAGAGTTTTTACCACAACTGTTAGAGGAACATTGGGGATATCGTGTCTGCCTACTGCAGAGAGACATACTTCCTGGaggag TATATACAAATGATGTGATCCTTGCAATACAGAGAAGCAAAATGCTCATATGCCTTCTGTCAGCTGAGTATCTCAGTAACAGCAATGCTTGTTTTGTTCTGGAAGCAGGAGTCCAG GACCCCCAGCTGTCTACACTAGTTCAAAGAGCCTTGAAGGTGCTACCAACTCTGAACTGGACATCAGGCAACTCAGACAATGGCACCTGCAACTTCTTGAAATCTTTAAGAAAAGCTCTGCCCAATCAGAGTGATGCTGAATCACTGAGGTAG
- the LOC115041017 gene encoding interleukin-18 receptor accessory protein-like isoform X4: protein MQAGFIPVCFSFLIVLNGCCMRNVPTQTATFQQETTRWYYRAVAGEKFMIPCNGYAEMEWFRVGDQSGRNEPQSIHCDKEFVVEARHSGNYTCVTRALLSSSRILFLHLQVVEVSLGCSSKEKEVVLIGNKPGEILCPGYNCTNGTYATWFKGKNNMTVQRRGLHMNNGLLHLCEVKPEYDHGLYFCDRQIIEPGVTWTFRRAVWATILPREQATDPPRITYPLANNTEKVELGHSHTLTCEIDFPTERIIAAEVQWYMNYGGDEKNMVLLHTEKPKNGTRTYDYFIVTMRTIIKEVTPQHLGHTYTCIASNMVGKSNVTIKLEEKMKAKWLSLVEYPIGPLLLLAGVAITLHLKWLEINLIYRAHFQPRKYEEDEKDFDVFLSYVWSPSPRMGESWTSLSSSGAGPDKEADSSIMDPLNPKEGEAPQSQLEEFLPQLLEEHWGYRVCLLQRDILPGGVYTNDVILAIQRSKMLICLLSAEYLSNSNACFVLEAGVQALLQNSAFKLLLIRISRDLTSPVLQDPQLSTLVQRALKVLPTLNWTSGNSDNGTCNFLKSLRKALPNQSDAESLR from the exons ATGCAAGCAGGGTTTATTCCGGTTTGTTTTAGCTTTCTAATTGTCTTGAATGGATGCTGCATGAGAAACGTGCCAACGCAAACAGCAA CTTTTCAGCAGGAAACTACACGCTGGTATTACAGAGCAGTGGCCGGGGAAAAGTTCATGATACCATGCAACGGATACGCTGAGATGGAGTGGTTCAGAGTCGGAGACCAGAGTGGAAGAAACGAACCCCAGTCCATTCACTGTGACAAAGAGTTTGTAGTTGAAGCAAGACATTCGGGTAATTACACATGTGTCACGCG GGCTCTGCTGTCCAGCAGCAGAATTCTTTTCTTGCATCTACAGGTGGTGGAGGTCAGTCTGGGATGCTCCTCCAAGGAAAAGGAAGTAGTGCTGATTGGAAATAAACCTGGGGAGATCCTTTGCCCAGGATATAACTGTACTAACGGCACATATGCCACATGGTTCAAG GGTAAGAATAATATGACCGTGCAGAGAAGAGGCCTCCATATGAATAATGGGCTCTTACATCTCTGTGAAGTCAAACCAGAATATGATCATGGTTTGTATTTCTGTGATAGACAAATAATTGAGCCTGGAGTCACGTGGACCTTCAGGAGGGCTGTTTGGGCCACAATCCTTC CCAGGGAACAAGCAACTGACCCTCCCAGGATTACTTATCCTCTTGccaacaacacagagaaagtggAGCTTG GTCACTCTCACACTCTGACGTGTGAGATAGATTTTCCCACTGAACGTATCATTGCAGCTGAGGTGCAATGGTACATGAATTACGGTGGCGATGAGAAAAATATGGTGCTACTACATACAGAGAAACCAAA AAATGGGACACGCACATATGATTATTTCATCGTCACAATGAGAACCATCATAAAAGAGGTGACGCCACAGCACTTGGGCCACACATACACCTGCATTGCCAGTAACATGGTAGGGAAAAGCAATGTCACTATCAAGcttgaagagaaaatgaaag CAAAATGGCTGTCGCTGGTAGAGTATCCAATTGGACCTTTGCTGCTGCTAGCTGGGGTGGCGATCACTTTGCATCTGAAATGGCtggaaataaatctgatctatAGAGCCCACTTCCAACCCAGAAAGTATGAAGAAG ATGAGAaagattttgatgtttttctgtcatacGTGTGGAGTCCATCACCACGAATGGGGGAAAGTTGGACCTCTTTGTCTAGCTCAGGAGCTGGTCCTGATAAAGAAG CAGATTCATCCATCATGGACCCACTGAACCCGAAGGAGGGGGAAGCCCCCCAAAGTCAACTAGAAGAGTTTTTACCACAACTGTTAGAGGAACATTGGGGATATCGTGTCTGCCTACTGCAGAGAGACATACTTCCTGGaggag TATATACAAATGATGTGATCCTTGCAATACAGAGAAGCAAAATGCTCATATGCCTTCTGTCAGCTGAGTATCTCAGTAACAGCAATGCTTGTTTTGTTCTGGAAGCAGGAGTCCAG GCTTTGTTGCAAAACTCTGCCTTCAAACTCCTGCTTATAAGGATCAGTAGAGACTTGACATCCCCTGTTCTGCAGGACCCCCAGCTGTCTACACTAGTTCAAAGAGCCTTGAAGGTGCTACCAACTCTGAACTGGACATCAGGCAACTCAGACAATGGCACCTGCAACTTCTTGAAATCTTTAAGAAAAGCTCTGCCCAATCAGAGTGATGCTGAATCACTGAGGTAG
- the LOC115041017 gene encoding interleukin-18 receptor accessory protein-like isoform X1: MQAGFIPVCFSFLIVLNGCCMRNVPTQTATFQQETTRWYYRAVAGEKFMIPCNGYAEMEWFRVGDQSGRNEPQSIHCDKEFVVEARHSGNYTCVTRSRILFLHLQVVEVSLGCSSKEKEVVLIGNKPGEILCPGYNCTNGTYATWFKGKNNMTVQRRGLHMNNGLLHLCEVKPEYDHGLYFCDRQIIEPGVTWTFRRAVWATILPREQATDPPRITYPLANNTEKVELGHSHTLTCEIDFPTERIIAAEVQWYMNYGGDEKNMVLLHTEKPKNGTRTYDYFIVTMRTIIKEVTPQHLGHTYTCIASNMVGKSNVTIKLEEKMKAKWLSLVEYPIGPLLLLAGVAITLHLKWLEINLIYRAHFQPRKYEEDEKDFDVFLSYVWSPSPRMGESWTSLSSSGAGPDKEADSSIMDPLNPKEGEAPQSQLEEFLPQLLEEHWGYRVCLLQRDILPGGVYTNDVILAIQRSKMLICLLSAEYLSNSNACFVLEAGVQALLQNSAFKLLLIRISRDLTSPVLQDPQLSTLVQRALKVLPTLNWTSGNSDNGTCNFLKSLRKALPNQSDAESLR, translated from the exons ATGCAAGCAGGGTTTATTCCGGTTTGTTTTAGCTTTCTAATTGTCTTGAATGGATGCTGCATGAGAAACGTGCCAACGCAAACAGCAA CTTTTCAGCAGGAAACTACACGCTGGTATTACAGAGCAGTGGCCGGGGAAAAGTTCATGATACCATGCAACGGATACGCTGAGATGGAGTGGTTCAGAGTCGGAGACCAGAGTGGAAGAAACGAACCCCAGTCCATTCACTGTGACAAAGAGTTTGTAGTTGAAGCAAGACATTCGGGTAATTACACATGTGTCACGCG CAGCAGAATTCTTTTCTTGCATCTACAGGTGGTGGAGGTCAGTCTGGGATGCTCCTCCAAGGAAAAGGAAGTAGTGCTGATTGGAAATAAACCTGGGGAGATCCTTTGCCCAGGATATAACTGTACTAACGGCACATATGCCACATGGTTCAAG GGTAAGAATAATATGACCGTGCAGAGAAGAGGCCTCCATATGAATAATGGGCTCTTACATCTCTGTGAAGTCAAACCAGAATATGATCATGGTTTGTATTTCTGTGATAGACAAATAATTGAGCCTGGAGTCACGTGGACCTTCAGGAGGGCTGTTTGGGCCACAATCCTTC CCAGGGAACAAGCAACTGACCCTCCCAGGATTACTTATCCTCTTGccaacaacacagagaaagtggAGCTTG GTCACTCTCACACTCTGACGTGTGAGATAGATTTTCCCACTGAACGTATCATTGCAGCTGAGGTGCAATGGTACATGAATTACGGTGGCGATGAGAAAAATATGGTGCTACTACATACAGAGAAACCAAA AAATGGGACACGCACATATGATTATTTCATCGTCACAATGAGAACCATCATAAAAGAGGTGACGCCACAGCACTTGGGCCACACATACACCTGCATTGCCAGTAACATGGTAGGGAAAAGCAATGTCACTATCAAGcttgaagagaaaatgaaag CAAAATGGCTGTCGCTGGTAGAGTATCCAATTGGACCTTTGCTGCTGCTAGCTGGGGTGGCGATCACTTTGCATCTGAAATGGCtggaaataaatctgatctatAGAGCCCACTTCCAACCCAGAAAGTATGAAGAAG ATGAGAaagattttgatgtttttctgtcatacGTGTGGAGTCCATCACCACGAATGGGGGAAAGTTGGACCTCTTTGTCTAGCTCAGGAGCTGGTCCTGATAAAGAAG CAGATTCATCCATCATGGACCCACTGAACCCGAAGGAGGGGGAAGCCCCCCAAAGTCAACTAGAAGAGTTTTTACCACAACTGTTAGAGGAACATTGGGGATATCGTGTCTGCCTACTGCAGAGAGACATACTTCCTGGaggag TATATACAAATGATGTGATCCTTGCAATACAGAGAAGCAAAATGCTCATATGCCTTCTGTCAGCTGAGTATCTCAGTAACAGCAATGCTTGTTTTGTTCTGGAAGCAGGAGTCCAG GCTTTGTTGCAAAACTCTGCCTTCAAACTCCTGCTTATAAGGATCAGTAGAGACTTGACATCCCCTGTTCTGCAGGACCCCCAGCTGTCTACACTAGTTCAAAGAGCCTTGAAGGTGCTACCAACTCTGAACTGGACATCAGGCAACTCAGACAATGGCACCTGCAACTTCTTGAAATCTTTAAGAAAAGCTCTGCCCAATCAGAGTGATGCTGAATCACTGAGGTAG
- the LOC115041017 gene encoding interleukin-18 receptor accessory protein-like isoform X2: protein MQAGFIPVCFSFLIVLNGCCMRNVPTQTATFQQETTRWYYRAVAGEKFMIPCNGYAEMEWFRVGDQSGRNEPQSIHCDKEFVVEARHSGNYTCVTRSRILFLHLQVVEVSLGCSSKEKEVVLIGNKPGEILCPGYNCTNGTYATWFKGKNNMTVQRRGLHMNNGLLHLCEVKPEYDHGLYFCDRQIIEPGVTWTFRRAVWATILPREQATDPPRITYPLANNTEKVELGHSHTLTCEIDFPTERIIAAEVQWYMNYGGDEKNMVLLHTEKPKNGTRTYDYFIVTMRTIIKEVTPQHLGHTYTCIASNMVGKSNVTIKLEEKMKAKWLSLVEYPIGPLLLLAGVAITLHLKWLEINLIYRAHFQPRKYEEDEKDFDVFLSYVWSPSPRMGESWTSLSSSGAGPDKEDSSIMDPLNPKEGEAPQSQLEEFLPQLLEEHWGYRVCLLQRDILPGGVYTNDVILAIQRSKMLICLLSAEYLSNSNACFVLEAGVQALLQNSAFKLLLIRISRDLTSPVLQDPQLSTLVQRALKVLPTLNWTSGNSDNGTCNFLKSLRKALPNQSDAESLR from the exons ATGCAAGCAGGGTTTATTCCGGTTTGTTTTAGCTTTCTAATTGTCTTGAATGGATGCTGCATGAGAAACGTGCCAACGCAAACAGCAA CTTTTCAGCAGGAAACTACACGCTGGTATTACAGAGCAGTGGCCGGGGAAAAGTTCATGATACCATGCAACGGATACGCTGAGATGGAGTGGTTCAGAGTCGGAGACCAGAGTGGAAGAAACGAACCCCAGTCCATTCACTGTGACAAAGAGTTTGTAGTTGAAGCAAGACATTCGGGTAATTACACATGTGTCACGCG CAGCAGAATTCTTTTCTTGCATCTACAGGTGGTGGAGGTCAGTCTGGGATGCTCCTCCAAGGAAAAGGAAGTAGTGCTGATTGGAAATAAACCTGGGGAGATCCTTTGCCCAGGATATAACTGTACTAACGGCACATATGCCACATGGTTCAAG GGTAAGAATAATATGACCGTGCAGAGAAGAGGCCTCCATATGAATAATGGGCTCTTACATCTCTGTGAAGTCAAACCAGAATATGATCATGGTTTGTATTTCTGTGATAGACAAATAATTGAGCCTGGAGTCACGTGGACCTTCAGGAGGGCTGTTTGGGCCACAATCCTTC CCAGGGAACAAGCAACTGACCCTCCCAGGATTACTTATCCTCTTGccaacaacacagagaaagtggAGCTTG GTCACTCTCACACTCTGACGTGTGAGATAGATTTTCCCACTGAACGTATCATTGCAGCTGAGGTGCAATGGTACATGAATTACGGTGGCGATGAGAAAAATATGGTGCTACTACATACAGAGAAACCAAA AAATGGGACACGCACATATGATTATTTCATCGTCACAATGAGAACCATCATAAAAGAGGTGACGCCACAGCACTTGGGCCACACATACACCTGCATTGCCAGTAACATGGTAGGGAAAAGCAATGTCACTATCAAGcttgaagagaaaatgaaag CAAAATGGCTGTCGCTGGTAGAGTATCCAATTGGACCTTTGCTGCTGCTAGCTGGGGTGGCGATCACTTTGCATCTGAAATGGCtggaaataaatctgatctatAGAGCCCACTTCCAACCCAGAAAGTATGAAGAAG ATGAGAaagattttgatgtttttctgtcatacGTGTGGAGTCCATCACCACGAATGGGGGAAAGTTGGACCTCTTTGTCTAGCTCAGGAGCTGGTCCTGATAAAGAAG ATTCATCCATCATGGACCCACTGAACCCGAAGGAGGGGGAAGCCCCCCAAAGTCAACTAGAAGAGTTTTTACCACAACTGTTAGAGGAACATTGGGGATATCGTGTCTGCCTACTGCAGAGAGACATACTTCCTGGaggag TATATACAAATGATGTGATCCTTGCAATACAGAGAAGCAAAATGCTCATATGCCTTCTGTCAGCTGAGTATCTCAGTAACAGCAATGCTTGTTTTGTTCTGGAAGCAGGAGTCCAG GCTTTGTTGCAAAACTCTGCCTTCAAACTCCTGCTTATAAGGATCAGTAGAGACTTGACATCCCCTGTTCTGCAGGACCCCCAGCTGTCTACACTAGTTCAAAGAGCCTTGAAGGTGCTACCAACTCTGAACTGGACATCAGGCAACTCAGACAATGGCACCTGCAACTTCTTGAAATCTTTAAGAAAAGCTCTGCCCAATCAGAGTGATGCTGAATCACTGAGGTAG